CTTACGCTGCGCGGCCTGCCCAAGAGGGACTACGTGCTCTCCTTCGATCTGTACCTGATCGGAAGCTGGGACAGCGAGGGCGACAAGCTGGCCGACACCTTCACCCTCTACGACGGCAACAACGGGATACTTCTACACATGACCGAGTTCCCCTGCGCCATCGAGAACAACGACGAGAGCAGGCCCGTGGGCCACAAGGGGCTCGTGCGCACGCAGCTTTCGGAACGTGAACTGGGCTACTGGGTGGTGCCGGTGCGCATCGCGGTGGAGAGCGATTCCTTTACCGGCGAGACGCTGAAGCTGGTTTTCTGGGGCAAGCCCACGGCGCGCCGGGTCGAGTCCTGGGCATTGGCCAACGTGCGCCTTGAACGGCCCTGAAACTTGGCAGACTGCCCCAAAAACACCATCTGCCGCGTTGCCGCGAAAAGTTCAAACCCTCGCGTAGCTGTACGACGCGTCGGCCTTGAACTTTTCGTGCGCCTTGCATCTGGTGCCTTTTGAACAGTCTGCAAAGCGGTGTTTTCAACGACCCCATGGCGGCTTGCCATGCGTCCGGAGACGGGCTATAGGCGAAGACGTTCGTTACGAATCGCACAAGCCATGGAGGCGGACATGGACTTTTTCTGGTTCCTTCTGGGTCTGGCCAGCGTGATCATCACGCTTCGCATCATCTCCACCACTTTCCAGGACTAGCAGTCTGTCCTAAAAGCGCCGTCTGCCGCGCTGACGCAAAAAGATCAAATCCTCCGGCATACTGCGCGCACGGAGGGTGTGAACTTTTTCTGCGCGGCGGGAGAGGGGCTGTCGGCCCGTTTTCGGGCCCTGAACGTCCGTGATGCGGTGTGCCTGCGCGCCGCGTCACGGACGTTTCGCGTCTGGGCGCGCGGCTTTTCGCATTCCCGCCCGATCCTGGCCAGCGCGGCAAATGTTTCGCAGCCGCTTGGCATCATGCGAACAGGCCTTCGCCGGGGCCTGGGATTTGGCAAATGCGTCATTCGTAACCTTCCAGTTTGCATTTTTGTGCATGTCTTCTCGCCTGTGCTGACGCATGGAGAATCAAGGCTTCGCCAAGGTATCGGCAGCCTCGACCCGTTGCGTGGCTGCTACAGGAAGGCGCTTTGTCGACGATTTTGTCGAAAAAATCCCACTCCCTGTGGGGCACTGGGTGTCCCTTGTGCCCGAATTTAAGTGTTAACATTTTGATATTGCAGATGTTGTTCAAAAAGTTGAGCGGCCTATCAGTCCTGGCACGCTCCCTGCTAAACCCTAGGTCAGGTCCGGCAGACCATACGCCTCCATTCACACAGACCCCGCCTTTACCTCTCTTTATAGGCCCCGTCCTGGGGCCTTTTCTCTTTACGTGCCGCGTGAATCCGGGGGCGTGGCGGCCGTGGACAACGGGGCCGCGCCCGGCTAGATTCATAGGCTTGCGACGGCGAAGCCCTGGCCGCGCCGCCGCGCATGGTCGGAAAACGACCAAGCCGATCGACGATTTGCGGGATGACGACGATGCGCATCTGTTTTTGCGGCGTGGGCGAGGCCGTGGACGAGCGCCTGCCCAACACTTCCCTCTACTGCGACGCGGGCCCTGGGACGCCGGGGCTGCTCTTGGACTGCGGCTTCACAGGCGCGCACGCCCTGTTCGCGGCCGTGCCCGAGGCCGCGGACACGCTCATCGGGGTCTGGATTTCCCATTTTCACGGCGACCACTGGTTCGGCCTGCCCGCCTTGCTCGTGCGCCTGCACGTGGACGGCCGCACGGCCCCGCTGCACCTGATCGGCCAGCCGGGCGTGCGCGAACGGGTGGAGACGCTCGTGCCCATGGCCTACGGCATTCTCCCCCGCCTCGCCTTTCCCCTTGTTTTTCACGAGGCGGCGCCCGGCGCTTCGCTCGACCTTGGGCCGTTCACGCTCTCGTTCGCCCTGGCGGGGCATCCCGAACCCGCCTTGGCCGTGCGCGTGCAGGACGCGGCGGGCGCGTCCGCGTTTTACAGCGGCGACGGCCGCCCCACGCCCGAAAGCCTCGAACTCGCGCGCGGCGCGAGCCTTGTTGTCCACGAGGCCTTCAGCCTGCACGGCGAGGTGGAGGGCCATGGCACGGTGGTCACGGCCTGCGCCTTTGCCCGCGAGGCCGGGGCGAAGGCCCTGGCCGTGGTCCACGTGCGGCGCGAGGAGCGCCATGCGCGCGCGGCCGAGATCCGTGAGATGCTGGCGGCCGAGAAAGGCCTTGCCGCATTCATGCCCGAGCCGGGCGACTGGCGCGAGGTGCGGCCGTGAGCCGGGACGCGGGACAGGCGACAGCGCCGATTCCGGAGAAGGCCCGTTACTGGCGCGACGGCTGCCTGCCGGGGCTGGAGCTTTTATCCGCCACCTTCGTCACCCATCGCTTCAAGCCGCACGTGCACGATACCTACGCCATCGGCGTCTGCCTGTCCGGGGCCGAGGGCTTTGCGCACCAGGGCCGGCGGCACGTGCTGACCCCGGGCTCGGTGGTGACCATCAACCCCGGCGAGGCTCACACCGGCGAGGCCGCCGTGCCCGAGGGCTGGGTCTACCGCATGTTCTATCCCCACCCGGACCTCGTGCGCGGCATGCTCGACCTGGGCGACGGGCCGCCGCCGTGCTTCTCCGCGCCCTTGGCCCACGACGCGCAGGCCGCCCGCGACGTGGCCCGTCTGCACGCCGCCCTCTCCGCGCTGCCGCTCGATCTCGCCCGGGCCGGGCTGTTTTGCGAGGTTTTCGGGAATCTCTTCGCCCGCCACGCCAAGGCGCGGCCCCACGGCGAGGAGGGAGAGCGGCGCGCCGCCAAGGGCGTCGAACGCGCCAGGGAGCGCATGGAGGCGGACTTGGCCGGAGAGATGCGGCTCGATGACCTGGCCGCCTTGGCCGGGCTCTCGCCCTGGCACTTCCTGCGCAGCTTCAGGCAGCGCTTCGGCCTCACCCCGCACGCCTGGCTCGTGCAGCGCCGCGCGGCCCTGGCCGCGGAGCACATGCGGTGCGGCATGCCGCCCGCCCAGGCCGCCCTGGAGGCCGGATTCGCCGACCAGAGCCATCTGGCCCGCCACTTCAAGCGCGTCTACGGGGTCACGCCCGGAACGTATGCGCGCGGCAATTTCGTACAAGCCGGGGATGCCGCCGCAGTGTAAACGGCGCGCATGCACGCGACTCCTTCCTTCACCCTCCAAGGGCTTCGCCGGGGCTTCACGGCCACATTGCCGCTCGGGCTTGGCGTCTTCGTCTACGGCCTCGTCTTCGGCGTGCTCTCGCGCCAGGCCGGTCTCACGGACCTCCAGGCCCTGGCCATGAGCGCCTTCGTCTACGCCGGGGCCTCGCAGCTTCTGGCCATGGAATTGTGGGGACCGGCCATGGACGTGGCGGCCGTGGTCCTGACCACGCTGGTGGTCAACCTGCGCCACGTGCTCATGGGCGCGGCCCTGGCCCCGTGGTTCCAGGGCTTCGGCCCGGCCAAGGCCTACGGCTCGGTCTTCCTCATGGCCGACGAGAACTGGGCCATGGCCATGGGGGCCTACGCGCGCGGCGAGCGCGACGGGGCCATCCTGGCGGGCGGTGGGCTTTGCGTCTGGGTGTCATGGTTCGCGGCCACGGCCGTCGGCCGTGTGCTCACGGGCGGTCTGGCCGAGCCCGAGGCCTTCGGCCTGGATTTCGCCTTCACGGCCGTGTTCCTGGCCCTGCTCACGGGCTTTTGGCGTGGCCGGGCCGACCTGCCGCCGTGGCTCGCCGCGGCCGTCGTCTCGCTGCTCGCCTGGGCCGTTCTGCCGGGCAAGTGGTACATCCTGGCCGGGGGACTGGCCGGAAGCCTTTTGGCCTACATGACGTACAAGGAGCGCGCATGAGCCCGGACATGAAGGCTTGGCTGGCCATCGCGGGCATGGCCCTGGTGACCTATCTGACGCGCGCGGCCGGGCTGTTCCTGAGCAGCCGCATGAACCTCTCGCCGCGCGGGGAGGCGTTTTTGGGCGCCTTGCCCGGATCGATTCTCACAGCCATCGTGGCTCCGGCCGTGCTGGCCCAGGGCACGCCCGAGGCCCTGGCCTCGGCCATTACCGTGGCCGTGGCCGCGTGGCGCAAGAACCTGCCCCTGGCCATGCTGGCGGGCGTGGTCGCGGTGTATGTGCTGCGCCTGATCCTGAATTGATAATGGTGAGTCCGGCGCACGGCCGGACCGGGTTCAAACCCCTCAGGAGCCCCCGGCGAAGCCCACCGTGACCTTGCCGCCCTCCACGATCACGGGCACGCGGCGCTGCCCGCCGGAGTGGGCAAGCATCTCCTCCATGTGCGCGGGCGAGGTCCTCACGTCCTTGTACTCGGCATCCGCATAGGCCGACCTGGCCTTGTCGGTGTAGGGTCAGCCAGCCTTGCCGTAGATGATCGCGCGGGCCATGGCGTCCTCCTC
The Alkalidesulfovibrio alkalitolerans DSM 16529 genome window above contains:
- a CDS encoding AraC family transcriptional regulator, with amino-acid sequence MSRDAGQATAPIPEKARYWRDGCLPGLELLSATFVTHRFKPHVHDTYAIGVCLSGAEGFAHQGRRHVLTPGSVVTINPGEAHTGEAAVPEGWVYRMFYPHPDLVRGMLDLGDGPPPCFSAPLAHDAQAARDVARLHAALSALPLDLARAGLFCEVFGNLFARHAKARPHGEEGERRAAKGVERARERMEADLAGEMRLDDLAALAGLSPWHFLRSFRQRFGLTPHAWLVQRRAALAAEHMRCGMPPAQAALEAGFADQSHLARHFKRVYGVTPGTYARGNFVQAGDAAAV
- the uxx1 gene encoding UXX-star selenoprotein family 1 translates to MARAIIYGKAGUPYTDKARSAYADAEYKDVRTSPAHMEEMLAHSGGQRRVPVIVEGGKVTVGFAGGS
- a CDS encoding AzlD family protein produces the protein MSPDMKAWLAIAGMALVTYLTRAAGLFLSSRMNLSPRGEAFLGALPGSILTAIVAPAVLAQGTPEALASAITVAVAAWRKNLPLAMLAGVVAVYVLRLILN
- a CDS encoding AzlC family ABC transporter permease, which produces MHATPSFTLQGLRRGFTATLPLGLGVFVYGLVFGVLSRQAGLTDLQALAMSAFVYAGASQLLAMELWGPAMDVAAVVLTTLVVNLRHVLMGAALAPWFQGFGPAKAYGSVFLMADENWAMAMGAYARGERDGAILAGGGLCVWVSWFAATAVGRVLTGGLAEPEAFGLDFAFTAVFLALLTGFWRGRADLPPWLAAAVVSLLAWAVLPGKWYILAGGLAGSLLAYMTYKERA
- a CDS encoding MBL fold metallo-hydrolase; translation: MRICFCGVGEAVDERLPNTSLYCDAGPGTPGLLLDCGFTGAHALFAAVPEAADTLIGVWISHFHGDHWFGLPALLVRLHVDGRTAPLHLIGQPGVRERVETLVPMAYGILPRLAFPLVFHEAAPGASLDLGPFTLSFALAGHPEPALAVRVQDAAGASAFYSGDGRPTPESLELARGASLVVHEAFSLHGEVEGHGTVVTACAFAREAGAKALAVVHVRREERHARAAEIREMLAAEKGLAAFMPEPGDWREVRP